From the genome of Methylomonas sp. UP202, one region includes:
- the hemL gene encoding glutamate-1-semialdehyde 2,1-aminomutase: MTSSSELFSQAQQVIPGGVNSPVRAFKGVGGTPVYFDRAQGAYVWDAEGKRYIDYVGSWGPMIVGHAHPAVIDAVKLSAEKGLSFGAPTEIETLMAQTVCELLPSIEMIRMVSSGTEATMSALRLARGYTGRDKIVKFEGCYHGHSDSLLVKAGSGALTLGVPSSPGVPAALAADTITLAYNDSDAVKQTFAEVGDKIACIIVEPVAGNMNCIPPEPGFLQTLRQVCDQYGSVLIFDEVMTGFRVGLQGAQGLYSIKPDLTTLGKIIGGGLPVGAFGGSRKIMEYLAPLGPVYQAGTLSGCPVAMAAGLKTLELINQPGFYEVLTAKTTQLLAGLQNAADQAGIAFTTNQVGAMFGLFFTEEKTVSRFAQVMACDVESFKHFFHAMLEHGVYLAPSAFEAGFVSAAHMDEDLQATVDAAAEVFKYLRN, from the coding sequence ATGACCTCATCCAGCGAACTTTTTTCTCAAGCTCAACAAGTCATTCCCGGCGGCGTCAACTCGCCGGTGCGGGCCTTCAAGGGCGTCGGTGGCACGCCAGTGTATTTCGATCGCGCTCAAGGCGCTTACGTTTGGGACGCCGAAGGCAAACGCTATATCGATTACGTCGGCTCCTGGGGGCCGATGATTGTCGGCCACGCCCATCCGGCCGTGATCGATGCAGTCAAACTCAGCGCGGAAAAAGGTCTAAGTTTCGGCGCGCCGACCGAGATCGAAACGCTGATGGCGCAAACGGTTTGCGAGTTGCTGCCTTCGATAGAAATGATCCGCATGGTCAGCTCCGGCACCGAAGCCACCATGAGCGCGTTGCGCTTGGCGCGCGGTTACACCGGCCGCGACAAGATCGTCAAATTCGAAGGCTGCTATCACGGCCATTCCGATTCCTTATTAGTAAAAGCTGGTTCCGGCGCATTGACGCTGGGAGTACCCAGCTCGCCCGGCGTGCCGGCCGCGCTGGCCGCCGATACCATCACGCTGGCTTACAATGACAGCGACGCGGTGAAGCAGACCTTTGCCGAAGTCGGCGATAAAATCGCTTGCATCATCGTCGAGCCGGTGGCCGGCAACATGAACTGCATTCCGCCGGAACCGGGCTTTTTGCAAACCCTGCGCCAGGTCTGCGACCAGTATGGCAGCGTGCTGATCTTCGACGAAGTAATGACCGGCTTTCGTGTCGGCTTGCAAGGCGCGCAAGGTCTATACAGCATCAAACCGGATTTGACCACGCTCGGTAAAATCATCGGCGGCGGCCTGCCGGTCGGGGCCTTCGGCGGCAGCCGCAAGATCATGGAATATCTGGCCCCGCTCGGCCCGGTCTATCAAGCCGGCACCTTGTCCGGCTGTCCGGTGGCAATGGCCGCTGGCCTGAAAACTTTGGAACTGATCAATCAGCCCGGCTTCTATGAGGTCTTGACCGCCAAAACCACGCAATTGTTGGCCGGCTTGCAGAACGCCGCCGATCAGGCTGGCATCGCTTTCACCACCAATCAGGTCGGGGCGATGTTCGGATTGTTTTTCACTGAAGAAAAAACCGTCAGCCGTTTCGCGCAAGTGATGGCCTGTGACGTCGAGAGTTTCAAACATTTCTTCCATGCGATGTTGGAACACGGAGTTTATCTGGCGCCGTCGGCGTTCGAGGCCGGTTTCGTTTCTGCCGCGCATATGGATGAGGATTTGCAGGCGACCGTAGATGCTGCGGCTGAGGTATTTAAGTACCTGCGGAATTGA